One region of Seriola aureovittata isolate HTS-2021-v1 ecotype China chromosome 15, ASM2101889v1, whole genome shotgun sequence genomic DNA includes:
- the prob1 gene encoding uncharacterized protein prob1, which produces MNSRMDRGGGGGGGRRKVFLSAHHCPEVDLLPYHDSETRIPPSCSLVPAEKSPEFTCTAQSEANYLDFSSTCRSEEEEEGSISDWSEEDLSLHFSPSVILPSDDESDPECAFKCVDVTVETKVAGQEGEGLKMVPKRQIHLKKKKDTENINDQEKLQVILKDGPAEGGGANNEASANELFCPIVHHRPDPLLRQHSMPASFCTRLTNSSDVDSYRVYRGLVAGACQGFQVGGSSEAPRRLQKSFSLDETKTKMASCIIKSVLFKKMQVEQSNTKTSHLKKKPEILPALPPPADQQTVREGGGAGGGVCKAPVHTVRDVRSLVKNTYNLSFSTAKTPANYKPTSFKVIGQEDSPPPTYQQAVGVKGQKTNSSRGHVAKVAASLSQSHDRKHSDTLSRPMTQERRDSKLITSRRKVDDVTWPAMLPDPPTIPPVSQSERTRGASHLAGASLPTPPTNTAGGPSLRSLPRNGAPSWVCPVSLPPPPPSSSSTPVSTPLPALHPHLGKVSYIHSPMNYIQIQLQPPPPAPTLHLLRQSEENQNRSTGNTSDQRDCFTKPRPPQQTSTTGDQEGHGDTVMEQQPFLCSVQGFLPAQVSSNFLVDFTGSAVPSGALLSGPTPCNVMVEPKSGQCYYVDTPPQPQRKMLLDPETGQFIQVFLPGAGPTPNTTVYPVCCANPAPTVMNPAPTMLQMSSANPSIVSVMRFQPTIAFTSLYAPPCLPLTLHIPSGNFTHTAP; this is translated from the exons ATGAACAGCAGAATGgaccgaggaggaggaggaggaggaggaaggaggaaggtcTTCCTTAGTGCTCACCACTGCCCTGAAGTTGACCTGCTGCCATATCACGACTCTGAGACACGAATCCCTCCCTCGTGTTCGCTAGTTCCTGCAGAGAAGAGCCCTGAGTTCACCTGTACAGCTCAATCAGAGGCTAATTACCTGGATTTCTCCTCCACCTGTCGCtcggaggaagaggaagagggcaGTATAAGCGACTGGTCGGAGGAGGatctctccctccatttctctccatctgtcatcCTCCCATCAGACGATGAGTCAGATCCAGAGTGTGCATTCAAGTGTGTCGACGTTACAGTGGAAACAAAG GTGGCAGGTCAGGAGGGGGAGGGTCTGAAGATGGTCCCAAAACGACAGATAcatctgaagaagaagaaagacacagagaacatCAATGACCAGGAGAAACTGCAG GTGATACTGAAGGATGGACCTGCTGAAGGGGGAGGAGCTAACAATGAGGCGTCAGCTAATGAGCTGTTCTGTCCAATTGTCCATCACCGCCCTGATCCATTGCTGCGACAGCACAGTATGCCCGCTTCCTTCTGCACGCGCCTGACAAACAGCAGTGATGTTGACAgctacagggtctacaggggCCTGGTTGCAGGGGCCTGCCAAG GGTTTCAGGTCGGAGGAAGCTCTGAGGCACCAAGACGTCTGCAGAAATCTTTCTCTCTGGATGAAACGAAAACAAAGATGGCATCTTGCATCATTAAGAGCGTCCTCTTCAAGAAGATGCAGGTGGAGCAGAGCAACACTAAAACTTCACACTTGAAGAAGAAACCTGAGATCTTACCTGCCCTTCCCCCACCTGCAGACCAGCAGAcagtgagggaggggggtggggcaGGTGGAGGAGTGTGTAAAGCTCCCGTTCACACAGTGAGAGATGTGAGGAGTTTAGTGAAAAACACCTACAACCTCTCATTCTCCACGGCAAAAACACCTGCCAACTACAAACCAACAAGCTTCAAGGTGATCGGTCAGGAGGACAGTCCCCCCCCCACCTACCAACAGGCTGTGGGGGTCAAGGGTCAGAAGACCAACTCATCCAGGGGGCACGTCGCCAAGGTCGCTGCatctctcagccaatcacatgacaggaaacacagtgacacactgaGTCGTCCAATGACACAGGAGAGACGAGACAGCAAACTAATCACAAGCAGAAGGAAGGTGGATGATGTCACCTGGCCTGCCATGCTACCTGACCCGCCCACCATCCCACCTGTCAGTCAATCAGAAAGAACCAGAGGTGCGAGTCACCTGGCTGGGGCCTCCCTCCCCACTCCTCCCACAAACACCGCCGGGGGACCCAGTCTCCGCTCTCTGCCAAGGAACGGTGCTCCCTCCTGGGTGTGTCCTGTCAGTctgcccccgcccccccccagCAGTTCCTCCACTCCTGTTTCTACACCCCTCCCCGCCCTGCACCCTCACCTGGGGAAGGTCAGTTACATCCACAGCCCCATGAACTACATCCAGATCCAGTTGCAGCCCCCCCCACCTGCTCCCACCCTTCACCTGCTGAGGCAGTCTGAGGAGAACCAGAACAGGTCGACTGGAAACACTTCGGACCAGCGGGACTGCTTTActaagccccgcccccctcAGCAGACCAGTACTACAGGAGACCAGGAGGGGCACGGCGACACGGTGATGGAGCAGCAGCCGTTTCTGTGCAGCGTTCAGGGTTTCTTACCTGCACAGGTGAGTAGTAACTTCCTCGTGGACTTCACTGGTTCTGCTGTACCATCTGGAGCCCTCCTCAGTGGCCCCACCCCCTGTAATGTGATGGTAGAGCCTAAAAGTGGGCAGTGCTACTATGTGGACACGCCCCCACAGCCTCAGAGGAAGATGCTGCTGGATCCAGAAACTGGTCAGTTCATCCAAGTGTTCCTTCCTGGAGCCGGCCCCACCCCCAACACCACTGTGTACCCTGTGTGCTGTGCTAACCCCGCCCCCACTGTAATGAACCCCGCCCCCACAATGCTACAGATGAGCAGTGCTAACCCCAGCATTGTCTCAGTGATGCGGTTCCAGCCGACCATAGCCTTCACCTCTCTTTACGCCCCCCCTTGCCTCCCCCTCACCCTGCACATACCATCAGGTAACTTCACACATACAGCGCCATGA
- the slc23a1 gene encoding solute carrier family 23 member 1 → MGSSPQLFALARRTSHDYLAEGQSHKADSIDLPMGEDRKATQPMEEKGAGSDMIYTIEDVPPWYLCVLLGLQHYLTCFSGTVAVPFLLAESMCVGQDQNTISQLIGTIFTTVGITTLIQTTVGVRLPLFQASAFAFLIPAQAILSLDRWSCPSEEEIYGNWSLPLNTSHIWHPRMREIQGAILVSSAVELVIGLCGLPGLLLEYIGPLTITPTVSLIGLSVFTTAGDRAGSHWGVSALCILLIVLFAQYLRATSLPVPFYSRKKGLTSTRVQIFKMFPIILAIMLVWLVCYVLTLTDLLPSDPDRYGHKARTDARGDIMTSSPWFRVPYPCQWGLPVVTVAGVLGMLSATLAGIVESIGDYYACARLSGAPTPPVHAINRGIFTEGVCCIIAGLLGTGNGSTSSSPNIGVLGITKVGSRRVVQYGAGIMFLLGSIGKFTALFASLPDPILGGMFCTLFGMITAVGLSNLQLVDLNSSRNLFVLGFSVFFGLTLPTYLDSHPNSIQTGLAELDQILTVLLSTEMFVGGFLAFCLDNTIPGSRQERGLVEWRSSSSSSSSSSYDLPLGKGVVRRTHWLRRFPISPSFRGFRASDDPPTPEEEVEEEQGRGGEAEEAADVHLTSTKV, encoded by the exons ATGGGGTCAAGCCCTCAGCTGTTCGCACTCGCCCGTCGGACT AGTCATGATTACCTGGCAGAGGGGCAGAGTCACAAAGCAGACAGTATTGACCTGCCAATGGGAGAAGACAGAAAAGCTACACAGCCAATGGAAGAAAAAGGGGCGGGGTCAGACATGATTTATACCATCGAAGACGTTCCACCTTGGTACCTGTGTGTTTTACTAGGACTTCAG CATTACCTGACGTGTTTCAGCGGGACTGTAGCTGTCCCATTTCTTCTGGCTGAGTCCATGTGTGTTGGTCAAGACCAGAACACCATCAGTCAGCTGATAGGAACCATTTTCACCACTGTTGGAATCACCACCCTGATCCAGACCACAGTGGGGGTCAG acTTCCTCTCTTTCAGGCCAGTGCATTTGCTTTCCTGATTCCTGCTCAGGCGATCCTCAGTCTGGACCGCTGGAGTTGTCCCAGTGAGG aggagaTTTATGGGAACTGGAGTCTTCCTCTGAACACCTCACACATCTGGCATCCCCGCATGAGAGAG atcCAGGGCGCCATCCTGGTGTCCAGTGCGGTCGAGCTGGTGATCGGTCTGTGTGGGTTGCCAGGTTTGCTGCTGGAATACATCGGTCCACTCACCATCACTCCAACTGTCTCACTGATTGGCCTGTCTGTCTTcaccacagctggagacagagccGGTTCTCACTGGGGCGTGTCAGCACT gtgtATTTTGCTCATCGTGCTGTTTGCTCAGTACCTGAGAgcgacatcacttcctgttccttttTACAGTCGAAAGAAAGGACTGACATCCACCAGAGTCCAGATCTTCAAGATGTTTCCT ATCATCCTTGCCATCATGTTGGTCTGGCTCGTCTGTTACGTCCTCACTCTGACCGACCTGTTGCCGAGCGACCCTGATCGCTATGGACACAAAGCTCGGACCGACGCTCGAGGTGACATCATGACTTCATCACCCTGGTTCAGGGTACCCTACCCCT GTCAGTGGGGGTTGCCAGTGGTTACGGTTGCTGGGGTGTTGGGGATGTTAAGCGCAACCTTGGCAGGAATTGTGGAGTCAATTGGAGATTATTACGCCTGTGCTCGTCTGTCTGGAGCCCCGACCCCTCCGGTCCACGCCATaaacag agggaTCTTCACTGAGGGTGTTTGTTGCATCATCGCTGGACTTCTAGGAACAGGAAAtggctccacctcctccagtccaAATATAGGCGTTCTTGGCATCACCAAG GTGGGCAGCAGACGGGTGGTGCAGTACGGCGCCGGCATTATGTTCCTGTTGGGATCGATCGGGAAGTTTACGGCTCTGTTCGCCTCGCTGCCGGACCCGATCCTCGGAGGGATGTTCTGCACACTGTTCG GTATGATCACAGCTGTTGGTCTGTCCAACCTGCAGTTGGTCGATTTGAACTCGTCTAGAAATCTGTTCGTTCTCGGGTTCTCTGTGTTCTTTGGTCTGACGCTGCCGACGTACCTGGACTCACACCCCAATTCCATCCAAACAG gtctggcAGAACTGGATCAGATCCTTACAGTTCTTCTGTCCACTGAGATGTTCGTTGGAGGTTTTTTGGCGTTCTGTCTTGACAACACAATAcctg GTTCCCGACAGGAACGAGGTTTAGTCGAGTGGagatcttcctcctcctcctcttcctcctcctcctatgaCCTTCCTTTGGGAAAGGGCGTGGTCAGGCGGACTCACTGGCTCAGACGGTTTCCGATCAGCCCCTCTTTCAGAGGTTTCAGGGCATCTGACGACCCACCGAcacctgaggaggaggtggaggaggagcaaggaagagggggagaggcagaggaagctgctgatgTCCACCTGACCAGCACTAAGGTGTGA
- the pwwp2a gene encoding PWWP domain-containing protein 2A yields the protein MAAVAAEPGAAAVPTTTSTAATDDEGPPESGPCGLGLPEAPLESNRPRESGIAVELVAPRVEDGGDGEERRHVRPELEPTAGKALCETVVNDEMINNFQVDRISIDRFSPGLPVDPEGGGNVSVQAVYRSILPDPQPSAVFLHSFPAPPPVTEAGLSLAEPAEPTTNVTTDRAETAGRDRGYTVLVQPELRPGPAEDAILDGNVDRLSVPVSLDSLNPETGYAKNSAGTEESAGRGLRDSSPPCRSPKRRLMTDVVKQEESSRSEPGPEPSLGGPSLASYQDLSPGSEVRVSLDHVIDDALVVSFRLGEKVFSGVLMDVSKRFGPYGIPITVFPRRDDRSRPQMSLHSEPVTNDNPSTKQEEVTVSPPPPPHPWTSKPPPLFQEGAPYPPPLFIRDTYNQALPQPPPRKIKRPKRRYRCEEPTSIMNAIKLRPRQVLCDKCKGVVASGGQREARRGTVDLRGEEASRRRRQAEGPISSEVKRLRSDDRGRGPAADRRSSSGICVSSSSSSSSRRVLKSVASSSSSSSPSSTRMRLKLNSKKGLAKGSAGDRSKARQVLKKLARSSQPPPHRRPKDHNQNQSQTQSQDRTKAVTRAAALQNHNQKVHFTRRLQHLTGTAVSSSAHTSLPPRMRLKPQRYRTDDSQTSSSSSLPKQIARSSPPKPALNPVPTSDPVPPTAPPLPSNTAPPPVPTPSFAVSVVLETQVRPAVEEVTDEEGGGGEGQVVEPPPPPSSSSSLDSSPSECSSTKTFDPPPSFSSPLAPPPPSSSSLAPRCSPSFSPVTPPPRSDSKETQAGDEEEEEEEEEGGELKRRRKSSTSSSSSSSSSSSSVFSKSVSKCSLPDGRTVCVGDIVWAKIYGFPWWPARVLGITVARRGDTGLAVRQEARVSWFGSPTTSFLPLAQLSPFLETFQSRFDRKRKGPYRRAIAEAASAAKQLTPEVRALLTQFET from the exons ATGGCGGCCGTGGCTGCAGAGCCCGGAGCTGCGGCGGTTCCGACAACAACGTCAACCGCGGCGACGGACGACGAGGGCCCGCCAGAATCGGGTCCTTGCGGCCTGGGACTCCCAGAAGCCCCGCTGGAGTCCAACAGGCCGCGGGAGTCCGGCATTGCTGTGGAGCTGGTCGCCCCCCGAGTGGAGGATGGTGGGGACGGGGAGGAGCGCCGCCATGTCAGGCCGGAGCTGGAGCCCACGGCGGGAAAAGCGCTCTGTGAAACCGTCGTTAACGACGAAATGATCAACAACTTCCAAGTGGATCGGATCAGCATCGACCGGTTTTCGCCCGGACTGCCGGTGGATCCAGAGGGCGGCGGGAACGTGTCGGTGCAAGCGGTGTACCGCAGCATCCTGCCGGACCCGCAGCCCTCGGCCGTCTTTCTGCACTCCTTCCCGGCTCCACCGCCAGTCACCGAGGCCGGACTGTCTCTGGCCGAACCGGCAGAACCGACTACTAACGTCACGACGGACCGGGCCGAGACAGCGGGCCGAGACCGGGGCTACACGGTCTTGGTCCAACCAGAGCTGAGGCCCGGGCCCGCGGAGGACGCCATATTGGACGGTAATGTGGACCGGCTGTCGGTTCCGGTAAGCCTGGACAGCCTGAACCCGGAGACCGGCTACGCTAAAAACTCCGCTGGGACCGAGGAGTCGGCGGGCCGCGGCTTGCGGGACTCGTCACCGCCCTGTCGGTCCCCGAAGAGGCGGCTGATGACGGACGTCGTGAAGCAGGAGGAGTCCTCCCGGTCCGAGCCCGGACCTGAACCCAGTCTCGGTGGTCCCTCGCTCGCCTCCTATCAGGATCTGAGTCCCGGGTCCGAGGTCCGGGTCTCTCTGGACCATGTCATCGATGACGCGCTGGTGGTGTCCTTCCGGCTGGGAGAGAAGGTTTTCTCCGGGGTGCTGATGGACGTTTCCAAAAG gttcGGACCATACGGGATTCCCATCACGGTGTTTCCAAGACGGGATGACCGGAGTCGACCTCAGATGTCTCTACACTCGGAGCCTGTTACCAACGACAACCCCTCCACCAAACAGGAGGAGGTCACTgtcagccccccacccccacctcacccctGGACCTCCAAACCACCGCCGCTGTTCCAGGAGGGTGCGCCGtacccccctcctcttttcatcAGGGACACCTACAACCAGGCCTTACCTCAGCCACCGCCACGCAAGATAAAACGGCCAAAGCGGCGCTATCGCTGTGAAGAGCCAACCTCCATCATGAACGCCATCAAGCTCCGCCCACGCCAGGTGCTCTGTGACAAGTGCAAAGGTGTGGTGGCATCAGGAGGGCAAAGGGAGGCGCGGCGGGGCACAGTGGATCTGAGGGGCGAGGAGGCGTCTCGTCGGCGGAGGCAAGCTGAGGGACCGATCTCCTCTGAGGTAAAACGGCTGAGGAGCGACGACAGGGGAAGGGGACCCGCCGCTGACAGAAGGTCATCATCAGGGATTTGtgtgtcatcttcatcatcatcttcctcccgCCGTGTCCTGAAGAGCGTggcttcatcttcatcctcgtCGTCACCCTCGTCCACCCGGATGCGTCTGAAGCTGAACTCTAAGAAAGGCCTAGCTAAAGGTTCTGCCGGCGATCGCTCCAAAGCGCGGCAGGTTCTCAAGAAGCTGGCGAGGAGCTCGCAGCCGCCGCCACATCGTCGGCCCAAAGACCACAACCAGAACCAGAGTCAGACCCAGAGCCAGGACCGCACCAAGGCTGTGACCCGAGCTGCCGCCTTGCAGAACCACAACCAGAAGGTGCACTTCACCCGCCGCCTGCAGCACCTCACCGGCACCGCAGTCAGCTCAAGCGCCCACACGTCGTTGCCGCCCAGAATGCGCCTCAAACCCCAAAGGTATCGTACCGACGACAGccagacctcctcctcctcctccctgcccaAACAGATCGCTCGCTCATCGCCTCCCAAACCTGCTTTAAATCCTGTCCCCACATCGGACCCGGTCCCACCCACAGCCCCACCTCTTCCCTCAAACACAGCTCCTCCCCCAGTGCCCACCCCCTCCTTTGCAGTCAGTGTTGTCTTGGAAACACAGGTCCGTCCTGCAGTGGAGGAGGTGACGGAtgaggaagggggaggaggtgaagggcAGGTAGtggagcctcctcctcctccctcctcctcttcctccctggaCTCGTCCCCCTCAGAGTGTAGCTCCACAAAGACCTTTGaccccccaccctccttctcctctcctctcgctcctcctcccccttcctcctcctcactagCGCCTCGGtgttccccctctttctcccccgTCACCCCACCCCCCAGATCTGACAGTAAGGAGACGCAGGCTGgcgatgaggaggaggaggaggaggaagaggaggggggtgaaCTGAAGAGGCGCCGCAAGTCttccacatcctcctcctcctcctcgtcttcgtcgtcttcctctgtcttctccaaGTCAGTGTCCAAATGTTCTCTTCCTGACGGTCGGACCGTGTGCGTCGGCGACATCGTCTGGGCAAAGATCTACGGTTTCCCCTGGTGGCCAGCTCGCGTGCTCGGCATCACGGTTGCGCGTCGAGGCGACACAGGGCTGGCAGTGCGGCAGGAGGCACGAGTTTCCTGGTTTGGCTCTCCCACCACCTCCTTCCTGCCACTTGCCCAGCTGTCGCCCTTCCTAGAGACCTTCCAGTCTCGCTtcgacaggaagaggaaggggcCGTACCGCCGCGCAATCGCAGAGGCCGCCAGCGCTGCCAAACAGCTAACGCCTGAAGTCCGAGCGCTACTCACGCAATTCGAGACGTAG